In Clostridium sporogenes, one genomic interval encodes:
- a CDS encoding PH domain-containing protein produces the protein MKKFKPISGSGLISIVTNTIIYNAAVILIMLLVDSYEIMELLKICLIGLDIYFIYYILMYSTVYYCLDEENIYINSIFGLKQVVIPIKEIQCYKKQSGYIKNMRISGFSKYYYAIGRNIIDKLGNTYMYVTSNKSILYLKTDKINYGISPENVEEFELILKQADVKEEDWQFKLNKNTNIFKDKRYFTPFIIVTIMILIITLTPMIFYLYNLLPDKMPLVFDAKFTPVGFGEGKQFAFKQMMYGALNMVILFCMYYVSYFYSKYDKNYAYKFLYISLFFSTVFLIFQIRILHVFL, from the coding sequence ATGAAGAAATTTAAGCCTATAAGTGGATCAGGACTAATTTCTATAGTAACTAATACTATAATTTATAATGCAGCAGTAATTTTAATAATGCTTTTAGTGGATTCTTATGAAATAATGGAATTATTAAAAATTTGTTTAATAGGATTGGATATATATTTTATTTACTATATATTGATGTATTCTACAGTTTATTATTGTCTAGACGAAGAAAATATTTATATAAATAGTATATTTGGATTGAAACAGGTTGTAATTCCTATTAAAGAAATACAATGTTACAAAAAACAATCTGGATATATAAAGAACATGAGAATATCTGGGTTTAGTAAATATTATTATGCTATAGGAAGAAATATAATAGATAAGTTAGGTAATACCTATATGTATGTAACCTCAAATAAAAGTATATTATATTTAAAAACAGATAAAATAAATTATGGTATATCCCCTGAAAATGTAGAAGAGTTTGAACTAATATTAAAACAAGCGGATGTGAAAGAGGAAGATTGGCAATTTAAATTAAATAAAAACACAAATATATTTAAAGATAAAAGGTATTTCACTCCTTTTATAATTGTAACTATTATGATATTAATAATAACTTTAACACCTATGATATTTTATTTATATAATCTTTTACCAGATAAGATGCCCCTCGTGTTTGATGCAAAATTTACTCCAGTAGGTTTTGGAGAAGGGAAACAATTTGCTTTTAAACAAATGATGTATGGAGCTTTAAATATGGTTATATTATTTTGTATGTATTATGTATCATATTTCTACTCAAAATATGATAAAAACTATGCTTACAAATTTTTATATATATCATTGTTTTTTTCAACAGTATTTTTAATATTTCAAATAAGGATATTACATGTTTTTTTATAA
- a CDS encoding tRNA (adenine(22)-N(1))-methyltransferase, whose product MEISLRLKEIANMVDKCESVADVGTDHAYIPIYLIKNNICKSAIAGDINKGPLDRAKNNINSHRLQSKIQCRLGPGLTKIHPKEVNGAIIAGMGGHLIKDILEESKEVFKNLDFLVLQPVQNPEALREYIYSMGYKILKESLVFEDNRFYEIIKIKYDENPKSADHIYYEIGEYLINTKHPLIKKFLYNNIDKYKKILQYIREDTENAALRKVEIKEKIIKLEELVRCI is encoded by the coding sequence ATGGAAATAAGTTTAAGACTAAAAGAAATAGCTAATATGGTAGACAAATGTGAGTCTGTAGCGGATGTAGGTACAGACCATGCATACATCCCCATATATTTAATTAAAAATAATATATGCAAAAGTGCTATAGCGGGAGATATAAATAAAGGCCCTTTAGATAGAGCAAAAAATAATATTAATTCTCATAGATTACAAAGTAAAATTCAATGTAGACTAGGACCAGGACTTACTAAAATACATCCTAAAGAGGTTAATGGTGCTATAATTGCAGGTATGGGTGGACATCTTATAAAGGATATATTAGAAGAATCAAAGGAAGTTTTTAAAAATTTAGATTTTTTAGTATTACAACCGGTGCAAAATCCAGAGGCTTTAAGAGAATATATATATAGTATGGGATATAAAATATTAAAAGAATCTTTAGTATTTGAAGACAATAGATTCTATGAAATTATAAAAATAAAATATGATGAAAATCCTAAATCTGCAGATCATATATATTATGAAATAGGAGAATATCTTATAAATACTAAACATCCATTAATAAAGAAATTTTTATATAACAATATTGACAAATATAAAAAAATACTACAATATATAAGAGAAGACACAGAAAATGCAGCATTAAGAAAAGTAGAAATAAAAGAAAAAATAATTAAATTGGAGGAGCTGGTACGATGTATTTAA
- a CDS encoding Nif3-like dinuclear metal center hexameric protein, with protein MYLNVKNIENIIEEYAPLYLKESYDNVGLMIGDSKATVNKILVALDCTLDVIEEAKEKECNLIVTHHPLLFKKPSSITTDTLLGKKIIELIKNDMNLYSSHTNLDSTENGFNQIVAELLKLQDLKILDPSTYNDNAGIGRIGYLKEEVTLDKLCEIVKEVFNISVLRYSGEDSLKIKKVAIINGSGQDYFNKAKSLGADCVITGDTTYHYVSDLVEERIAVIDAGHFHTEWPALQCFYKWLKNRIEKMGFKNDVLLAENNFSPYKYK; from the coding sequence ATGTATTTAAATGTTAAAAACATAGAAAATATAATAGAAGAATATGCTCCTTTATATTTAAAGGAAAGTTATGATAACGTAGGGCTTATGATAGGAGATTCAAAAGCTACTGTAAATAAAATATTAGTTGCTTTAGATTGTACCTTAGATGTAATAGAAGAGGCAAAGGAAAAGGAGTGCAACTTGATAGTTACTCATCATCCTTTATTATTTAAAAAACCTTCGTCTATAACTACAGATACTTTATTAGGTAAAAAAATAATAGAATTAATAAAAAATGATATGAATTTATATTCTAGTCATACAAATCTAGACTCTACAGAAAATGGGTTTAATCAAATAGTAGCAGAGCTTTTAAAGTTACAAGATTTAAAAATATTAGATCCTAGCACTTATAATGATAATGCAGGTATAGGAAGAATAGGATATTTAAAAGAAGAAGTTACTTTAGATAAATTATGTGAAATTGTAAAAGAAGTTTTTAATATTTCTGTGTTAAGATACTCAGGAGAAGATTCTCTAAAAATAAAAAAAGTAGCTATAATAAACGGCAGTGGTCAAGATTATTTTAATAAAGCAAAATCTTTAGGAGCAGATTGCGTAATAACAGGAGATACCACATATCATTATGTAAGTGACTTAGTGGAAGAAAGAATAGCAGTTATTGATGCAGGGCACTTTCATACAGAATGGCCAGCTTTACAATGCTTTTATAAATGGTTAAAAAATAGAATAGAAAAAATGGGTTTTAAAAATGATGTTCTTTTAGCTGAGAATAATTTTTCACCCTACAAGTATAAATAG
- a CDS encoding zinc ribbon domain-containing protein, protein MKNLDLLIKLQNCYIALENSNKVLKDGSDIYFLKKLKDKFEENKIKYKSKEEQLENIKKEYKEISLKIKRENKNIEEKEYSLYNEAKSDIKLIERLENDIEKSKNTIKDLENLAIELIEKDEKISTEKENLREELKIIKVNFDDYKKTSSKKINEAKIEIDLCEKSIKNIRAIIEKDFLEKFDKMKESKKIALVPLEKGVCTGCRVRVSSMILDKIRKEEEIVYCDNCGRMLYKVQEKKLKKVK, encoded by the coding sequence ATGAAAAATTTAGATTTATTAATTAAACTTCAAAATTGTTATATTGCATTAGAAAATAGTAATAAGGTGCTAAAGGATGGTTCCGATATATATTTTTTAAAAAAATTAAAAGATAAATTTGAAGAAAATAAAATAAAGTATAAATCTAAGGAAGAACAATTAGAGAATATAAAAAAAGAATATAAAGAAATAAGCTTAAAAATAAAAAGAGAAAATAAAAATATAGAAGAAAAGGAATACTCTCTTTATAATGAGGCAAAAAGTGATATAAAGCTAATAGAAAGACTTGAAAATGATATAGAAAAAAGTAAGAATACAATAAAAGACCTAGAAAATTTAGCTATAGAATTAATAGAAAAGGATGAAAAAATAAGTACAGAAAAAGAAAATTTAAGAGAGGAACTAAAAATAATAAAAGTAAATTTTGATGACTATAAAAAAACTAGTAGTAAAAAAATAAATGAAGCCAAAATAGAAATAGATTTGTGTGAAAAATCTATAAAAAATATAAGAGCTATTATTGAAAAAGATTTCCTAGAAAAATTTGACAAAATGAAAGAATCTAAAAAAATAGCCTTAGTTCCTTTAGAAAAAGGAGTATGTACGGGGTGTAGGGTTAGGGTTTCAAGTATGATTTTAGATAAAATAAGAAAAGAAGAAGAGATAGTTTATTGTGATAATTGTGGGAGAATGCTTTATAAGGTACAAGAAAAAAAGTTAAAAAAAGTTAAATAG
- a CDS encoding transporter associated domain-containing protein — translation MNNDTFIIDSMVSLDDFNDYFNINIENQDYDTINGFLIDFLGRIAMSAEEKNIEYKNFIFKIEEIKEKRIEKIKSYVQKEV, via the coding sequence ATTAATAATGATACTTTTATAATAGATAGTATGGTTTCACTTGATGACTTTAATGATTATTTTAATATAAATATTGAAAACCAAGATTATGATACAATAAATGGATTTCTAATTGACTTTCTTGGACGTATTGCTATGAGTGCTGAAGAAAAAAATATAGAATATAAAAATTTTATATTTAAGATAGAAGAAATAAAAGAAAAAAGAATTGAAAAAATAAAGTCTTATGTTCAAAAAGAAGTTTAA
- a CDS encoding pyridoxal phosphate-dependent decarboxylase family protein: MKFWRRYTQQEMDEKITKSLEKTLNYDNTKTIGIPGTKLDDTVFYDGHSFVKHSPYLRTFIQNPNHIGCHTYDKADILFGGTFDIERELIQLLAIDVLNGDDEEFDGYVTQGGTEANIQAMWVYRNYFKKERKAKHEEIAIITSADTHYSAYKGSDLLNIDIIKVPVDFYSRKIQEDTLDNIVKQAKKIGKKYFIVISNMGTTMFGSVDDPDLYANIFDKYNLEYKIHVDGAFGGFIYPINNKECKTDFSNKNVSSITLDGHKMLQAPYGTGVFVCRQNLIHNTLTKEATYIENLDVTLSGSRSGSNAVAIWMVLASYGPYGWMEKINKLRNRTEWLCKQLNDMGIKYYKEDSMNIVTIEEQYVNKEIAEKYFLVPEVHNPTNKWYKIVVMEHVELDILNSLVYDLRKFNKEHLKAM; this comes from the coding sequence ATGAAGTTTTGGAGAAGATATACTCAACAAGAGATGGATGAAAAAATAACTAAATCTTTAGAGAAAACTTTAAACTATGACAATACTAAAACTATAGGAATACCAGGAACTAAATTAGATGATACTGTTTTTTATGACGGTCATAGTTTTGTAAAGCACTCACCATATCTAAGAACATTTATACAAAACCCGAATCATATAGGGTGTCATACATATGATAAAGCAGATATATTATTCGGAGGAACCTTTGATATAGAAAGAGAACTCATTCAATTATTAGCAATTGATGTTCTTAATGGAGATGATGAAGAATTTGATGGATATGTAACTCAAGGAGGAACCGAAGCTAATATACAAGCTATGTGGGTTTATAGAAATTACTTTAAGAAAGAAAGAAAAGCAAAGCATGAAGAAATAGCTATAATTACATCTGCTGATACCCATTATTCAGCATATAAGGGATCTGATTTACTAAATATAGATATAATAAAGGTTCCAGTAGATTTTTATAGTCGTAAAATTCAAGAAGACACTTTAGATAACATTGTAAAACAAGCTAAAAAAATTGGTAAAAAATATTTTATAGTAATATCCAATATGGGGACTACAATGTTTGGTTCAGTAGATGATCCAGATTTATATGCTAATATTTTTGATAAATACAATTTAGAATATAAAATTCATGTTGACGGAGCTTTCGGTGGATTCATATATCCTATAAATAATAAAGAGTGTAAAACAGATTTTTCTAATAAAAATGTAAGTTCTATAACATTAGATGGTCATAAAATGTTACAAGCACCCTATGGTACAGGAGTTTTCGTGTGCAGACAAAATTTAATACACAATACTCTTACAAAGGAAGCAACTTATATAGAGAATTTAGATGTTACACTAAGTGGTAGCCGTTCAGGTTCTAATGCTGTAGCTATATGGATGGTACTTGCTAGTTATGGACCATATGGATGGATGGAAAAGATAAATAAATTAAGAAATAGAACTGAATGGTTATGTAAGCAATTGAATGATATGGGAATTAAATATTACAAAGAGGACAGTATGAACATAGTAACTATAGAAGAACAATATGTTAATAAAGAAATAGCAGAAAAATACTTCCTGGTACCAGAAGTTCATAACCCTACAAATAAATGGTATAAGATAGTCGTTATGGAACATGTCGAATTAGATATATTAAATTCCTTAGTATACGATTTAAGAAAATTCAATAAAGAACACTTAAAAGCAATGTAA
- a CDS encoding tetratricopeptide repeat protein, whose translation MNKLKNKKAIILITIVIALLISLGLYRYNKVEAYNRVLATANNYMEKGEYEKAIDSFKESLNYKEDKEIDKKIKEAEDLKHSQKVYNEAVNLLENKKYEEALEKLSSIDENKGKVYILAKDKIDGCVNELIDLTNEEFRKENYDSSNKYLDIVLKYDKDNEKALDIRNNIKIKIEEKKNNEEKLKKQQETKTLKEKKDNKYNQSKVNNKHKERTSKSKEKSSSKNNYISESKARALVESVKPSDVTLNYLGIQTVPYSHITTPYKAFPQELKNKKVYVFEGVYGRGDGSYAVSQYYVDLSGKIYKDTYPSDGKCIRVK comes from the coding sequence GTGAATAAATTAAAGAACAAAAAGGCTATTATTTTAATCACGATTGTAATTGCATTATTAATAAGTTTAGGGTTGTACAGATATAATAAAGTTGAAGCTTATAATAGAGTTCTAGCAACAGCTAATAATTATATGGAAAAAGGAGAATATGAAAAAGCTATAGATAGCTTTAAGGAATCATTAAACTATAAAGAAGATAAAGAAATAGATAAAAAAATAAAAGAAGCAGAGGATCTTAAACATAGTCAAAAAGTGTATAATGAGGCTGTAAATCTATTAGAAAATAAAAAATATGAAGAAGCTTTAGAAAAATTAAGTTCTATAGATGAAAATAAGGGTAAAGTATACATTTTAGCAAAAGATAAAATAGATGGTTGTGTAAATGAACTAATAGACTTAACTAATGAAGAATTTAGGAAAGAAAATTATGATAGTTCTAATAAATATTTAGATATAGTTTTAAAATATGATAAGGATAATGAAAAAGCATTGGATATAAGAAATAATATAAAAATTAAAATAGAGGAAAAGAAAAACAATGAAGAAAAACTAAAAAAACAACAAGAAACAAAGACTTTAAAAGAAAAGAAGGATAATAAATATAATCAATCTAAGGTAAATAATAAACATAAGGAAAGAACAAGTAAGTCTAAAGAAAAATCTAGTTCCAAGAATAATTATATAAGTGAAAGTAAAGCTAGAGCTTTAGTGGAATCTGTTAAGCCTTCTGATGTTACTCTAAATTATTTAGGGATTCAGACAGTCCCATACTCTCACATAACTACACCTTATAAGGCATTCCCACAGGAACTTAAGAATAAAAAAGTCTATGTGTTTGAAGGAGTATATGGTAGAGGTGATGGAAGCTATGCAGTGAGTCAATATTATGTAGATCTTAGTGGTAAAATTTACAAAGATACCTATCCAAGCGATGGTAAATGCATCAGAGTAAAATAA